The segment GTGATCACCAGCATGAGGGGGCCGGTGCCCTTCTTGGCGTGCCCCAGCCGGTCGAGCGAGGGCAGCGAGAACCCGCCGGTTTTCCCGGTTCCCGTCTTGGCTGCGGCGATGACGTCGTGCCCTTCGAGGATCAGGGGGATGGCCTGCTGCTGGACGGGCGTGGGCTCGGTGTAGCCCATATCCTCGACGGCAGCGAGCGTGTTGGTCGAAAGACCCAGGTCTGAGAACGATTTCAAATTGCGTTTCCTCTCGCGTTAGCGAACGTGTGCGGGTTGGTGCCCGATGTAGAACCGGGCGAAGCGCTTCTTCCTCAAGGGATCGGAGGCATCGCGCGAAACCCGTGCGAGCTTCAGGGCCTCGGCCGCGACGTCGCGCGCCGCGTCCGGCCTGCGAATGAAGCGGGCGTTCACCAGCATCGCGTCGATCCCGTGGGGGTTTCTCATGATGTAGCGCAAAGCGTCGATGAGCTCGCGCGGCGTGGTGACGTGCATGGCCGCGCTTGCCGAGGTGAGCATTTCGACGTTGATCTTTTCCTGCCCGTAGGCGCGCCCCACGAGGATCATGGGGACCTCGGCGCACAGGCATTCGGTCACCGTGAGGCCACCGGACTTGCATACTACCAGATTGCTGGCGTTCATCAGGGCGGCCATACCGTCCACATATCCGAAGACGGTCATGTTGTCCAGCTCGTAGTCGCGCTTCATGGCGCGCAGGTGCTTTTCGTACTCGGCATCGCTGCCCGCGATGAACACCAGGTGCAGGTCGGAAAGCGTGTGCAGGTACGGGAGCGTCTTGTCCAGCGCCTCGCGAAACCTCAGGTAGGGCGTGGGAAGCTGCGCTCCCGCCAAGACCAGCACGACGGTTTTGTCGAGGGGCAGCCCCAGCTTTCGGCGCGTTTCCTCCCGGTCGTAGGGTTTGCGGAAGTCTTCCCTGGTCGGAATGCCCGTGATGCGTATGCGGTCGTCTTCCACCTTGCGGGCGCGCAAGGTTTCGGCCATCGACTGGGTGGCCACGCAGAACAGATCGGAGCTCTTGTGCGGCCACAGGCCCTCGGTCTCGTAGTCGGTGGGAACGCTGATCACGGGGAAGTCCTGCCGGGTGAGCATGCGCGCGGCAACGGCGGAGTTCGCCGCCGTGATGTGCGTGGCCACCACTGCCCAGGGCCTTCTTTCGGCGATGTAGCGCGTGAAGGGGGCGTACATGATGTGGGACCAGATGGTGCCGCCGCCCCACAGGAGGCGCCCTGTGAAGGTGTAGCGCCAGACGAGGTCGTAGATGGGTCGCGTCGCCCCAACGAAGTAGGAGGCGGCCCGGTCGCCGTCGAATTTGTGGCGGCCCCAATCGAGGATGTCCACCACTTCCACCTCGAGGTCGGAAGGGGCGAGCCCGAACCCCTCGTCGCGCAGCAGCTCGAGCGCCTGCGCAACGGACTTCGCCGCGCTTTTGTGCCCCGACCCAACCGAGGCATGCACGACCATGACCAGGGGCTTTTCGCAACGAGATGCGTCGGCGGCGGTCGAGGCGCCCTTTTCGGGCAGGGAAGCCGCGCCTTTAGCGGGCGCGGTGGCAGAATCGAGGTTCGTCATGCTTGCCATTCTAGCCGATGTTTCGCCGAGAAGCGCCGTCGGCGCGGCAAGGCGCCCGTTCCCTTCATTCTCTGCGGATATACGGCCGAAGCCGGCGAAGGGGCGCTTCGGTGTTTGCGGGGAAGTTGTCGTCGGCCCGCGAGCTCGGCCGATTTCCCCTTGCAATCAAAGGGCCTCTCTGCAATAATATTCGGGCTGCTCTTAGAGCAGGCTTTCGTCCCCATAGTCTATCGGTTAGGACGCGGCCCTTTCAAGGCTGAGAGACGAGTTCGATTCTCGTTGGGGGCACCACGGAAACGAAGCGCTCGGGAAACCGGGCGCTTTTTTCGTTCGCGGGCCTTCCATCATCCGATCCGAGGTCAACGCGTTCTCCCGTTCGCGACGGGCGGTTCGGCCGCGCCGGGAGCTCCCGTCCGAACGGGGAGCCTCACCCTCGAGGGGTCCCACGTAAGGGCCCCGCCGGCCTCGGAGGCCGTCACGCCCAGGTCTTCCAGGCTGTAGGATCGAAACACGATGAGACGGTAGTTGTCGGCCTCCCACACGACCCCGAACCTCCCGTTCCCAAGATCGACCACGGCCGAATAGGTGGCCGCCCCCGAATCGATGGGCAAGGCGGGGCTCCACGTGGATCCCTCGTCGGTGGAGACGTGCAGGGAAAGGTTGCGCCGCCTGCTCGGGTCGTCGCAAAGCGATGCCACCAGCGCGCCCCCCACGTGCGCGAGCCCGCCGTTGCATGCGGGATCGGTGAGCGTCGGGTTGGGAACGGGCGCTTCGAAGCTTTCCCCCAGGCGCGGCGCGCGGGCCTCCCGGCGTGCCGGTTTCGAGCGGGCGTGCAGCAGCACAGAGCCGTCGGCAAGTTCGACCGCCTTGCATTCGTCGCAGTCGGGACCGACCTCTTTTCCCAGCTCCCAGGTCTCTCCGTTGTCGCTCGACCAGGCGATCGCCGCGAAGTCCCGGTTGTCGATGCGCAGCACGAAGGTTTGGAACAGCCTCCCGTCGCGGGCGACGCCCCCGTTTCCCGAAGAGCAGAACATGCCAGCCACATGCGCGGGGCGAAGCGAGCTCATGTCGCGGTGCTCCCATGTTCGCCCGTCGTCGCGGGAGGCGGCCAGCCACAGCTCCAGTCCCGCGCCGCCCGCCCGGGCGCTGAAGTACGACTCTCCGGTGGAACCCGCATACCAGCAATACGTCGTCTTCGTGCGCGGGTCGAACGTGAGCGACGCGTCGCCGTATCCGTGGCCGGGCTCGTGGCGGCGCAGGGCCTTCGGCTGGGTCCAGGTCCTTCCGCCATCGTCGGAAGCGCGCAGGGCGATGTCGAAGTCGGCGGGGAGGTCCCTCCAGTCTTCCCGCACGTCGTAGCACACGATGATGCGGCCCGACTGCGTGCGGGTTACGGCGGGGATGCGGTAGATGGGCGCGGCGAAGGCCGACCCGGGGAAGGGCGTGCCGGCTTCTGCGATGGTGGACATGGGCTGCTCCTCGTGTGCTCGTGCGTTCGGGCGGCGCTCCGGGGCCTCCACCCGCACGCCTTGACGTGGCCGGGCGCACGGTCTGCCGAATGCGCCGGACCCTATGCCTCTGTTGCGGGGTCGCCCGCATCGAGTGCGCGTATATCGCGGAAAGCATAGCCTATAAGGCCGATTAACAGGAACAGGGCGCCGGATGCCACGAAGAAGGAGGTGACGCCGATGTGCTCGGCCAGCACGCCTCCCAAAGCGACGCCCGCGGGCATGGCGATGCCGATGGCCGCGTAGAGGAACCCCAGGGCGCGCCCCGTTTTCGCTTCGGGCACGTTTTTCTGGACGAGCGTCATGACGGGGCCGTTGAACCATGCCATGAACACCGAGGCGAGGCCCATGAGCGCCACATAGACCCAGAAGGCGTCGGAGGGAAGCAGGCCCGCCGCAATGGTGGGCGCCGCGACCAGCACAGACGACGCGCACAGCAAAAGGGCGAGGCGCCGCCCTCCGCCCCAGGCCATGATGATGCCGGCCCCTACGAGCATGCAGATT is part of the Berryella intestinalis genome and harbors:
- a CDS encoding glycosyltransferase; translation: MTNLDSATAPAKGAASLPEKGASTAADASRCEKPLVMVVHASVGSGHKSAAKSVAQALELLRDEGFGLAPSDLEVEVVDILDWGRHKFDGDRAASYFVGATRPIYDLVWRYTFTGRLLWGGGTIWSHIMYAPFTRYIAERRPWAVVATHITAANSAVAARMLTRQDFPVISVPTDYETEGLWPHKSSDLFCVATQSMAETLRARKVEDDRIRITGIPTREDFRKPYDREETRRKLGLPLDKTVVLVLAGAQLPTPYLRFREALDKTLPYLHTLSDLHLVFIAGSDAEYEKHLRAMKRDYELDNMTVFGYVDGMAALMNASNLVVCKSGGLTVTECLCAEVPMILVGRAYGQEKINVEMLTSASAAMHVTTPRELIDALRYIMRNPHGIDAMLVNARFIRRPDAARDVAAEALKLARVSRDASDPLRKKRFARFYIGHQPAHVR
- a CDS encoding sialidase family protein, which translates into the protein MSTIAEAGTPFPGSAFAAPIYRIPAVTRTQSGRIIVCYDVREDWRDLPADFDIALRASDDGGRTWTQPKALRRHEPGHGYGDASLTFDPRTKTTYCWYAGSTGESYFSARAGGAGLELWLAASRDDGRTWEHRDMSSLRPAHVAGMFCSSGNGGVARDGRLFQTFVLRIDNRDFAAIAWSSDNGETWELGKEVGPDCDECKAVELADGSVLLHARSKPARREARAPRLGESFEAPVPNPTLTDPACNGGLAHVGGALVASLCDDPSRRRNLSLHVSTDEGSTWSPALPIDSGAATYSAVVDLGNGRFGVVWEADNYRLIVFRSYSLEDLGVTASEAGGALTWDPSRVRLPVRTGAPGAAEPPVANGRTR